ACAAATTAAACCGCTGTACAACTAGTTTACATCATATACGTGCGTGAAATACACTTGCTCATTATATAATCATTTTATAAAAAAGCCTTGCTCACAACTCTTGCTGGCCTGCTGGTGTTTGCCCTTGCCATATCCTTTGCCAGCGCCGCTACCCTACAGGGACAACCGCCGTACCCCTTTGCCCAGCCAGTCACGTTGACTGACGCGCAAAACAAGAGTTAATTCCCCTCTTCAATCAAATGACGGAAATCAAAAAGGTTTTCTAGGTCACTTGTTCGCGTAATCCCCCGTAATTTCACAGTGGCGCCATATTTACCGTTTTACTTTAGAAAAAAACTTTTTCAAATTTGCTGGAACTTCCACTTTACCCTTCTTCTGGCTGTCCTGCGCGGCATTATTTCCATATATATGTCTCAGTATCGCATTCACAATCATCGGCTTCGGCGGAACTGTATACTCCTTCCCTTCATAAATCCAGATCCGGCAATTAACATCTTCTCCGCACAATTCTCCGCACGACTCGCATAGAGTTTCTTTAACGTCCAGCTGGATATCCTGGCCGTTAATTCGAATCGTTGGGGAACTTATAAAACCGAGTTCCGCAGCCTGTTCTTCCGTTTGAACATGAATATAGTTGACCTTGATATCATATCCTGCTGCCTCTAGGATTTTCTTTACATCCTCAATAGCCTCATCCAAAGTGGCGCCCGTTCCTTGGCACCGCTCGCAGACGCTTAGGTCAATGTAGAGAAAGTCGATTACTATGGACTTTTGGGAGTCAGGACGCGATCCACAGCAACTTGAACTGGGATCCGAACAACAGCCGGCACTTACTACTGGGCCGCAACAGCATTTTTCTTCCTTATTCATATCGTTACACCTCCGTTTTATCAAGGCGCTAGGTAACGCCAGCTATCCCGAACGGTCTAGCCTCGTATGGGGGTCTTGTTTATCAGGGCGCGATTTTTCCTCAGGCTTTCGTCAAGCCCTGCCTTGCGGTGGGCGCCCTTGTCTCAGCCACAACCCGCTTATTGTTTAATTGTTTTATAAAATTATAATATATTCCAATATATAATGATATTCCCGCTTATCATTTTTTGTCAATTCAATTTAATAAAAAATTCCTCATGGTCGGCTTATTTTTTAACTGCCTGACTTACCCATAAATAGCATTAAAAAGCATCGCCGCTCTTACGCGCGATGCTTTCGCAGGTAGTGGTGATAAAGTGTGCTGTCAGACTAACGGGCTAGCCGGCGTGGCATCAATATAGCTCCAGGTAATCGCCCACCGCCGTATTCGTTTTGGCTGCCGTACCGGCCGGCAGTTCCACGGCCATCACGGCCCCGGCTGCCGCGGCCAAGCGGTTTGGTCCGAGCCTGCCAACGATCTTCACAACGCGGTATGTTTTATCAAGAAAGAGAACGTCGATGGCATAGCGCATACCAATGGTATGGACGCTATTGCAGGGACGAAGGATAAGCGCCGCATCAATCGGCAGCGCCGTTGTGCCCAAAAGGCCCTTGAGCCGCCGCCAGAAGGTGTCAGCCACGCGAACACGCGTGGCGACGACCGTTCCGCGGGTAACATTCTTAAGCATGGGTTCCACCTACCGCTGGGAAAAGGTGAGAAAAATCTGGATGACAGCCGGCCCCAGCACGACGACGAAGATCGCCGGAAAGATGAAAAATACCAGCGGCAGCAGCATTTTGACCGGCGCCTTCATGGCCAGCTCCCGGGTGCGCTGCCGCCGTTTTTCGCGCATACTGGCCGACTGGACCCGCAGGACCTGACCTATGCTTACGCCTAGCTGGTCAGCCTGAATTAGGGAGGTGGTAAACAGCGACAAATCAGGCACGTCGCAGCGCAGGGCCAGTGCATGGAGCGCTTCGCGGCGGGGCACGCCCATTCGCATTTCCTGCAACACCCGGGTGAACTCATCGACCAGGGCCCCCTTCATTTTTTCCGACAGTTTGGCCAGCGCGCCGTCAAACCCCAGTCCGGCCTCCACACTGACGGTAAGAAGATCAAGCACATCAGGCAGGTCTTTTTGGATACGGCGCTTGCGCAGGGCAATTTTCCGGTTAAGCAGGAAAAAGGGGAGCAGCATAGCGATGGCAAAGGCGATGAGGGACAGCCCGATGATTTTATGGGCCGCCGCGCCGGCCAGCGCGGCGAGCGTGACGGCGACCGCCGGCGCCGCCAAAGCGAAGAAGCCGGCGAGCAGGAGAAATTCGTCAGAAGTTAAACTGCCAAAACCGCCCGCCGCCGTCATTTTCTCTTCAACTGCCTGCCGCAGCGCCCGGGGCGTAAACTTAGACAGGGCCGCGGCAACGTCGCTCCTGAGCGGCGATAGCACCCGCTCTTTAAACGGCCGCGCCAGCTCCCGGTCGATGTCGCTGCGCCCCGCCGTCATTGTATCAAGCGCTTTAAGCCGCATGGCAATATTCCCCTGGGCCAAAGCAGAGACAGCCAGCAGCAGATAGACCAGGAGAAACACCGTGATAAACGACAGAACCGCGATTAACATCAGCATGGCTTTTCACCTACCCAATCATTTGGGCCAAAATATTTCGTTGGGTACCGTAATGCCGTTGGCCGCCAGCTTTTCCAGGAACTTGGGACGAATACCCGTTGGCCGGTAGCGGCCGATGATCCTTCCGCTTTCGTCTTTGCCGGTCTGCTCAAAAACGAAAATATCCTGCAGGGTGATGACATCCCCCTCCATTCCCTGCACTTCGGTCAGATGGGTGATTTTCCGGCTGCCGTCCCGCAGGCGGGCCTGTTGGACA
This genomic interval from Sporolituus thermophilus DSM 23256 contains the following:
- a CDS encoding DUF2703 domain-containing protein is translated as MNKEEKCCCGPVVSAGCCSDPSSSCCGSRPDSQKSIVIDFLYIDLSVCERCQGTGATLDEAIEDVKKILEAAGYDIKVNYIHVQTEEQAAELGFISSPTIRINGQDIQLDVKETLCESCGELCGEDVNCRIWIYEGKEYTVPPKPMIVNAILRHIYGNNAAQDSQKKGKVEVPANLKKFFSKVKR
- a CDS encoding DUF192 domain-containing protein encodes the protein MLKNVTRGTVVATRVRVADTFWRRLKGLLGTTALPIDAALILRPCNSVHTIGMRYAIDVLFLDKTYRVVKIVGRLGPNRLAAAAGAVMAVELPAGTAAKTNTAVGDYLELY
- a CDS encoding type II secretion system F family protein, whose protein sequence is MLMLIAVLSFITVFLLVYLLLAVSALAQGNIAMRLKALDTMTAGRSDIDRELARPFKERVLSPLRSDVAAALSKFTPRALRQAVEEKMTAAGGFGSLTSDEFLLLAGFFALAAPAVAVTLAALAGAAAHKIIGLSLIAFAIAMLLPFFLLNRKIALRKRRIQKDLPDVLDLLTVSVEAGLGFDGALAKLSEKMKGALVDEFTRVLQEMRMGVPRREALHALALRCDVPDLSLFTTSLIQADQLGVSIGQVLRVQSASMREKRRQRTRELAMKAPVKMLLPLVFFIFPAIFVVVLGPAVIQIFLTFSQR